In one Cloacibacillus porcorum genomic region, the following are encoded:
- a CDS encoding V-type ATP synthase subunit K: protein METILATMADQLGQMLVILGGALAVGFAGSGSAWGIGIANEAAAGVMTEDPKKFGYALVLLALPGTQGIYGLLVAVLAMQKAGLLGGAGAVALTVWQGFGICCACLPIAISGFYSAIWQGKSSAATILMIAKRPEQIGKAVILPAMCETYAVFGLLVSILMLNGIKL from the coding sequence ATGGAAACAATTCTCGCAACAATGGCTGATCAGCTTGGACAGATGCTTGTTATACTTGGCGGCGCGCTCGCCGTCGGCTTCGCGGGTTCGGGCTCTGCGTGGGGTATAGGCATAGCTAACGAAGCCGCCGCAGGCGTAATGACCGAAGATCCAAAGAAATTCGGCTACGCGCTCGTTCTCCTCGCCCTTCCCGGTACGCAGGGTATCTACGGCCTGCTTGTCGCGGTCCTCGCAATGCAGAAGGCCGGCCTGCTCGGCGGCGCCGGCGCGGTCGCCCTCACCGTATGGCAGGGATTCGGCATCTGCTGCGCCTGCCTTCCCATCGCGATCTCCGGTTTCTATTCCGCCATTTGGCAGGGAAAGTCCTCCGCGGCTACGATCCTCATGATCGCCAAGCGTCCGGAGCAGATAGGTAAGGCGGTCATCCTTCCGGCCATGTGCGAAACATACGCCGTCTTTGGACTCCTTGTCAGCATCCTGATGCTCAACGGAATCAAGCTTTAG
- a CDS encoding V-type ATP synthase subunit I gives MALAEMCKARIAVHRAVADELAAKLQALGCCEFVNKEGEAGHSEAMFRLREKRHHVDELIGDAKFLIRLLEPYETKKEGSLAKMLGDIPTLTFDQLAAQVNEKKFTDFTSSMRDVERRLTETRADVSRLKGLLSQIAMLESVKYPLEFFTTGTELVVGAIYAAPKATAQAMAARITKELGEMVEMQQLPGNEKDPNETFAVLCQKSEYEKVQETAAEFGAARIDVPKDFLLTAAAEKEALTSEISGLEAKEDELIKELAGSADEGLDMARNYGDYWTILRNRLEAMETGVPTEEVLIWEFWVPKSLMKKVEYTVEAYSAYTELAVVKPDEGEEPPTLLKNAPWSSCIEPLTIMYGTPTYGKVDPTSLMAPFFFVFLGMCFGDAGYGLVVAGILGYLLVKHKLSPTLRKFFVLMTVGMGMSVIFGAMTGSWFGDSVTAFPFLSGLVPLVHGIQVLDPMNDPMTLLLISLGLGFIQVMFGLAIAFAENWRSGDKMAAVSDQGGWMIFLLGLVLMGCSMTGYLPSAWVLPSKIVAIGGALLLVATQGREKKGIAGKLFSGVLSLYNVTGFLGDVLSYSRLLALGLGSAAVGMVINLLANLVAGTPYIGIFLAVLIFVLGHTFSIVVNLLGAFIHSLRLQYVEFFGKFYNATGKDFTPLCNAAQYSRIQEDSSVN, from the coding sequence ATGGCTCTCGCCGAAATGTGTAAAGCGCGTATAGCTGTTCACAGAGCTGTTGCGGATGAGCTTGCGGCAAAGCTGCAGGCGCTTGGCTGTTGCGAGTTCGTGAACAAAGAGGGCGAAGCCGGACATAGCGAAGCGATGTTCAGGCTGCGTGAGAAGCGGCATCACGTCGACGAACTTATCGGCGACGCCAAATTTCTCATTCGCCTGCTGGAACCATACGAGACGAAAAAAGAGGGCTCGCTGGCGAAGATGCTCGGCGATATCCCGACTCTCACCTTTGATCAGCTTGCCGCGCAGGTCAACGAAAAGAAATTTACAGATTTTACCTCTTCGATGAGGGATGTCGAGCGGAGGCTCACCGAGACCCGCGCCGATGTCTCGCGGCTGAAGGGGCTGCTTTCCCAGATAGCCATGCTGGAGAGCGTCAAGTATCCGCTTGAGTTCTTCACGACGGGCACCGAATTGGTCGTCGGGGCCATCTATGCCGCTCCCAAAGCTACGGCGCAGGCGATGGCCGCGCGTATCACGAAGGAGCTCGGCGAGATGGTCGAGATGCAGCAGCTTCCGGGGAATGAAAAAGACCCGAACGAGACGTTCGCCGTGCTCTGCCAAAAGAGCGAGTACGAAAAGGTACAGGAGACGGCCGCCGAATTCGGCGCGGCGCGTATCGATGTGCCGAAGGACTTCCTGCTTACGGCCGCCGCCGAAAAAGAGGCTCTCACGTCGGAGATATCCGGCCTTGAAGCGAAAGAGGATGAGCTCATCAAAGAGCTCGCCGGTTCCGCTGACGAGGGGCTTGACATGGCGCGCAACTATGGAGACTACTGGACGATACTCCGTAACCGCCTTGAGGCCATGGAGACCGGCGTCCCCACGGAAGAGGTGCTTATCTGGGAGTTCTGGGTTCCAAAGTCTTTAATGAAGAAGGTAGAGTATACCGTGGAGGCCTATTCGGCCTATACCGAACTCGCCGTCGTCAAGCCTGATGAGGGAGAAGAGCCGCCGACGCTTTTGAAAAACGCGCCGTGGTCCTCCTGCATCGAGCCGCTGACGATAATGTACGGCACGCCGACATACGGTAAGGTGGACCCCACCTCGCTGATGGCCCCCTTCTTTTTTGTGTTCCTCGGCATGTGTTTCGGTGACGCTGGGTACGGGCTCGTCGTCGCGGGCATCCTTGGATACCTGCTCGTCAAGCACAAGCTCTCGCCGACGCTGCGCAAGTTCTTTGTGCTTATGACCGTCGGTATGGGGATGTCGGTGATCTTCGGCGCCATGACAGGTTCATGGTTCGGAGATTCCGTAACCGCCTTCCCGTTCCTCAGCGGCCTTGTGCCGCTGGTACACGGCATACAGGTGCTGGACCCGATGAACGACCCGATGACGCTGCTTCTCATATCGCTGGGGCTCGGCTTCATTCAGGTGATGTTCGGCCTGGCGATCGCCTTTGCCGAAAACTGGCGGAGCGGCGATAAGATGGCCGCCGTTTCAGACCAGGGCGGATGGATGATATTCCTTCTCGGCCTCGTGCTCATGGGCTGCTCGATGACGGGCTATCTTCCCTCGGCATGGGTGCTGCCTTCGAAGATCGTCGCCATAGGCGGCGCGCTGCTGCTGGTAGCTACTCAGGGCAGAGAGAAGAAGGGTATTGCCGGCAAACTATTTTCCGGCGTGCTCAGCCTCTACAACGTCACCGGCTTCCTTGGGGACGTCCTGAGCTACAGCCGTCTGCTGGCGCTTGGGCTCGGCTCGGCCGCGGTCGGCATGGTCATCAACCTGCTCGCGAACCTCGTTGCCGGGACCCCATACATCGGCATATTCCTTGCCGTGCTGATTTTTGTCCTCGGACACACCTTCAGCATCGTGGTGAACCTTCTCGGGGCGTTCATACACTCCCTGAGGCTTCAGTACGTTGAGTTCTTCGGTAAGTTCTACAACGCTACGGGAAAAGATTTCACCCCGCTCTGCAATGCGGCCCAGTATTCCCGCATTCAGGAAGATTCTTCCGTAAATTAA
- a CDS encoding V-type ATP synthase subunit F produces MSTSNQRAPMAAVGSYESILPFKAIGLDVVVLTEENSESIAPVLHKYSRSGYAVLFLEEELFVKYRDTVDEINEYTDLSIIPVPNQKGSMGIGLDSIRRNVERAVGMDIFGEK; encoded by the coding sequence ATGTCTACGTCTAATCAGAGAGCGCCAATGGCCGCCGTCGGCAGTTATGAAAGCATACTGCCCTTCAAGGCTATCGGTTTGGACGTGGTAGTTCTCACGGAAGAGAACAGCGAGAGCATCGCTCCGGTCCTTCATAAATACTCGCGTTCGGGCTACGCCGTGCTGTTTCTTGAAGAGGAACTCTTCGTGAAATACAGGGATACCGTGGACGAGATAAACGAATATACAGACCTTAGCATTATACCCGTACCAAACCAGAAGGGATCCATGGGAATTGGTCTTGATTCAATACGCCGCAACGTCGAACGCGCGGTCGGCATGGATATATTTGGTGAGAAATGA
- a CDS encoding V-type ATP synthase subunit E, with protein MSLAQITEKIRNDAQKEADEILSKAKAQADFITQKAGQECDEIKAGFDARFEAERPEIMKRREIVANLDVEKMMLRAKRDLIEDVYRGGLAKMAELPKDEYLNFCASLLDEAVSSRDEKVTVGAGEKYIDREWLAAYNGEHGSNLELSEERADIAGGFILVRGRTSIDCSWDMLIKVLQEKQESDVVKRLFPSE; from the coding sequence ATGTCTTTAGCCCAGATTACAGAAAAAATCAGGAACGACGCTCAGAAAGAGGCTGATGAGATTCTCTCAAAGGCTAAAGCACAAGCGGATTTCATCACCCAGAAGGCCGGACAGGAATGCGATGAAATAAAGGCGGGTTTCGACGCCCGTTTTGAAGCTGAGCGTCCCGAGATAATGAAGCGCAGGGAGATAGTGGCCAATCTTGACGTTGAGAAGATGATGCTGCGCGCCAAGAGAGATCTTATCGAAGACGTCTACCGCGGCGGGCTCGCCAAAATGGCGGAGCTCCCGAAGGACGAATATCTTAACTTCTGCGCCAGCCTCCTTGACGAAGCCGTCAGCTCGCGCGACGAGAAGGTGACGGTAGGCGCCGGGGAGAAATACATTGACCGTGAGTGGCTCGCCGCCTACAACGGCGAACATGGTTCGAATCTCGAACTCTCCGAGGAAAGGGCCGATATCGCAGGCGGATTCATCCTCGTAAGGGGACGGACGAGCATAGACTGCTCATGGGATATGCTTATTAAGGTTTTACAGGAAAAACAGGAATCCGACGTTGTAAAGCGTTTGTTCCCGTCAGAATAA
- a CDS encoding V-type ATPase subunit → MSRKEAYGYAVARIRAMEQRLLDAAAFARLLDAEDTASVLKILGETSYASVLTSVSGESGFDKVLETALHDTYEEISSFVPDKELISLLRLQYDFSNVKVMLKSLFNARSGGKKRWDLLTSLASYPVDRLISDAEAEEYQLLPFGLNTLYPRCISVWEQSRDVLEAERLLDRQMFEVMLKEAKSLGMPEILDWVRTRIDGENIRSLLRLKRFGFDAARALPFMHEGGKIDLNILVPMISEPFETWSRMIDFTDLSPLLGQVDSAAGFAEIIMDIERALDDFYLDSIAKSKYSPDAPGNVIAYLWAKELEVKNIRMIFVSKSNRQDKDQVRRLLRHVYV, encoded by the coding sequence ATGTCACGTAAGGAGGCTTATGGTTACGCTGTAGCGCGAATACGCGCTATGGAGCAGCGCCTTCTTGATGCTGCGGCCTTCGCAAGGCTGCTGGATGCCGAAGACACGGCCTCCGTCCTCAAAATTCTTGGGGAGACATCTTACGCGTCTGTACTGACATCAGTCTCCGGCGAGAGCGGTTTTGACAAGGTTCTGGAGACCGCCCTCCACGATACATACGAGGAGATCAGCTCCTTTGTTCCCGATAAGGAACTGATAAGCCTGCTTCGCCTGCAGTATGACTTCAGCAATGTCAAGGTGATGCTGAAGAGCCTCTTCAACGCGAGGAGCGGCGGCAAAAAGAGATGGGACCTACTCACCTCGCTTGCCTCCTATCCCGTCGACAGGCTCATTTCAGACGCGGAAGCCGAGGAATACCAGCTTCTGCCCTTTGGTCTCAACACCCTCTATCCCAGGTGCATCTCGGTATGGGAACAGAGCAGGGATGTGCTTGAGGCGGAGAGGCTCCTTGACCGCCAGATGTTCGAGGTAATGCTGAAAGAGGCGAAGTCGCTGGGTATGCCGGAGATACTTGACTGGGTACGCACGAGGATCGACGGAGAGAACATCCGTTCGCTCCTGCGTCTCAAGAGGTTTGGCTTTGACGCGGCGCGCGCGCTGCCGTTCATGCACGAGGGCGGAAAAATTGATCTGAACATCCTCGTGCCGATGATATCCGAACCTTTCGAGACCTGGAGCCGGATGATCGACTTTACGGACCTATCGCCGCTGCTCGGTCAGGTGGACAGTGCGGCAGGATTTGCCGAGATAATAATGGATATCGAGAGAGCGCTCGACGACTTCTATCTCGATTCCATCGCAAAAAGCAAGTACAGCCCCGACGCCCCCGGCAATGTCATTGCCTACCTGTGGGCGAAGGAGCTTGAGGTAAAAAATATTCGGATGATCTTTGTCTCAAAGTCCAACAGACAGGACAAAGACCAGGTAAGGAGGCTCCTGCGCCATGTCTACGTCTAA
- a CDS encoding aldo/keto reductase: MEYIDFGKTGMRVSRFGLGCMRFPEDESEAVGIIRCAIDNGVNYLDTAYIYPGSEEIVGKALMGGYRDKTYLVTKCPVIHVSKYEDMEKFLDEELLRLKTDYLDIYMLHNLSPGVWKKVKELDGFKFLEEMQKKGKILHKGFSIHNTFEAFKEAVDMYNWDMAQIQLNILDEKPQAGGTEGLKYAASRGLPVTIMEPLRGGSLIADLSPEAKSLIEDFPVKRSLAEWAFRWLYNKPEVSVILSGVSTMEQLKDNLRIFEDTAAGVMTEAEEELITKLRETFEMQKRIGCTDCKYCLPCPKTVLIPSVFSYYNKYMLTGDESLKEAYRAGQRKADKCVSCHLCEKHCPQGLKIAELLKEAHAVLEG, from the coding sequence ATGGAATATATCGATTTTGGCAAAACTGGAATGAGGGTGTCGCGCTTTGGCCTCGGCTGTATGAGGTTCCCCGAGGATGAATCTGAGGCCGTCGGCATTATACGCTGCGCCATCGACAACGGCGTAAATTATCTTGATACGGCTTATATTTATCCGGGAAGCGAGGAGATCGTCGGTAAAGCGCTTATGGGCGGTTACCGTGACAAGACCTACCTGGTGACGAAATGTCCCGTGATCCACGTCAGCAAATACGAAGATATGGAAAAATTCCTCGACGAAGAGCTGCTGCGTCTAAAGACCGATTACCTGGACATCTACATGCTGCACAACCTCAGCCCCGGAGTCTGGAAAAAAGTTAAGGAGCTGGACGGCTTTAAGTTCCTTGAGGAGATGCAGAAGAAGGGCAAGATACTGCACAAGGGCTTTTCCATCCACAATACATTTGAGGCCTTCAAAGAGGCCGTTGACATGTATAACTGGGATATGGCGCAGATACAGCTCAATATCCTTGACGAAAAACCGCAGGCGGGCGGCACCGAGGGGCTGAAATACGCCGCCTCGCGCGGGTTGCCGGTTACGATAATGGAGCCGCTGCGCGGCGGTTCACTTATCGCCGACCTTTCACCGGAGGCCAAGTCGCTGATCGAAGATTTCCCCGTCAAACGTTCGCTCGCCGAATGGGCATTCCGCTGGCTTTACAACAAGCCGGAGGTCTCCGTCATCCTCAGCGGCGTTTCGACGATGGAGCAGCTCAAGGATAACCTGCGCATATTTGAGGACACCGCCGCCGGAGTAATGACGGAGGCGGAAGAGGAGCTTATCACTAAACTGCGTGAGACCTTTGAGATGCAGAAACGTATCGGCTGCACGGACTGCAAATACTGCCTGCCCTGTCCGAAGACGGTGCTCATCCCCAGCGTCTTTTCTTATTACAACAAATATATGCTGACCGGAGACGAATCGCTCAAAGAGGCTTACCGTGCGGGACAGAGAAAGGCCGATAAATGCGTTTCCTGTCATCTATGTGAGAAGCATTGTCCGCAGGGGCTGAAGATCGCGGAGCTGCTCAAAGAGGCCCACGCGGTACTCGAGGGATAA
- a CDS encoding V-type ATP synthase subunit D, with protein sequence MAKALNVNPNRMELSRLKRLLVVAKRGHKLLKDKQDALVKEFLVRARAVYELRQEVERELNDCYGGFLMARAQTLPQMLEQTLMAAGGDLRVEVEYKNVMSVRVPEYVLPEQRAELGYGLATSPGSLDVALEKFLKVMPKLVHLAAEEKAVRSMALEIERTRRRVNALEHVMIPSYTEAIRSISMKLEEMERSTLSRLMVIKEIVRNH encoded by the coding sequence ATGGCAAAGGCGCTTAATGTCAACCCCAATAGAATGGAGCTCTCGAGGCTCAAAAGGCTGCTCGTCGTCGCCAAGAGGGGACACAAGCTGCTCAAGGACAAGCAGGACGCCCTCGTAAAGGAATTCCTTGTCCGCGCGCGAGCCGTCTACGAGCTGCGCCAAGAGGTAGAGAGAGAGCTCAACGACTGCTACGGAGGCTTTCTCATGGCCCGCGCGCAGACGCTGCCGCAGATGCTGGAACAGACGCTGATGGCCGCCGGCGGCGACCTTCGGGTCGAGGTCGAGTACAAAAACGTGATGAGCGTACGCGTTCCGGAATATGTGCTTCCCGAACAGCGCGCCGAGCTTGGCTACGGCCTCGCGACATCGCCGGGCAGCCTCGACGTGGCACTTGAGAAGTTCCTCAAAGTGATGCCGAAGCTCGTCCACCTTGCGGCGGAGGAGAAGGCGGTGCGCTCGATGGCCCTCGAGATCGAGAGGACACGGCGCAGGGTCAACGCCCTGGAGCACGTCATGATCCCCTCCTACACCGAGGCGATCCGCTCCATCTCCATGAAGCTCGAAGAGATGGAACGCTCGACGCTGAGCAGGCTGATGGTCATCAAGGAGATTGTCAGGAACCACTAA
- a CDS encoding V-type ATP synthase subunit A: protein MTTPNAVTGYIEKISGPLVIAGGMAGACMFDVVKVGSAGLVGEIIELKEDKASVQVYEETSGLAPGEPVVSTGEPLSVELAPGLIEEFFDGIQRPLEAIEQKAESPYILRGISVPAVSRTRKWPFEPWLKEGDEVGPGDFIGSVKETVLVEHKIMVPHRVSGKIKEIKSGEFTVDETIAVVVDAKGREHELKLLQRWPVRSPRPVVKRLPPEVPLTTGQRVVDTFFPIARGGTACVPGPFGSGKTVIQHQLAKWADAEIVVYIGCGERGNEMTDVLLEFPELEDPRSGQPLMKRTLLIANTSNMPVAAREASIYTGITIAEYFRDMGYSVALMADSTSRWAEALREMSGRLEEMPGEEGYPAYLGTRLASFYERAGRAICFGKDGREGAVSVIGAVSPPGGDLSEPVTQNTLRVTKVFWGLDAQLAYQRHFPAINWLNSYSLYAQKLGEYWDGFYDGEWSVYRTEAMALLEDEDKLKEIVRLVGVDALSKEERMVLETSKSIREDFLHQNSFHEIDTYASMDKQFKMLRNILTFHQLGMQVLTRGGSLRTVIELPIRDEIARMRYVEETDIAKLDELETKIKAELGKLLAMGGEHDEVA, encoded by the coding sequence TTGACCACACCCAACGCCGTTACTGGGTACATCGAAAAGATATCCGGCCCGCTTGTAATTGCAGGCGGCATGGCTGGCGCCTGTATGTTCGATGTCGTTAAAGTTGGCAGCGCGGGCCTTGTCGGCGAGATAATAGAACTCAAGGAAGACAAGGCGTCCGTTCAGGTCTATGAGGAAACATCCGGGCTGGCTCCGGGAGAACCCGTCGTCAGCACCGGCGAGCCGCTCAGCGTTGAGCTTGCGCCGGGACTCATAGAGGAATTCTTCGACGGGATACAGCGTCCCCTCGAAGCGATAGAACAAAAGGCTGAGAGCCCCTATATCCTTAGAGGCATCAGCGTTCCCGCTGTGAGCCGCACCCGCAAGTGGCCCTTTGAGCCCTGGCTCAAAGAGGGCGACGAAGTCGGCCCTGGGGACTTCATCGGCTCCGTTAAGGAGACGGTGCTTGTCGAGCACAAGATAATGGTCCCGCACCGCGTCAGCGGCAAGATAAAAGAGATAAAGAGCGGTGAGTTTACCGTCGACGAGACGATAGCGGTCGTAGTGGACGCCAAGGGCAGGGAACATGAGCTCAAGCTGCTCCAGCGCTGGCCCGTCCGCAGCCCGCGTCCTGTCGTCAAGCGCCTTCCGCCGGAGGTCCCCCTTACGACCGGACAGCGCGTCGTAGACACCTTCTTCCCGATCGCGCGCGGCGGCACCGCCTGCGTCCCCGGACCCTTCGGTTCCGGAAAGACGGTCATCCAGCACCAGCTCGCGAAGTGGGCCGACGCTGAAATAGTCGTCTATATCGGCTGCGGCGAGCGCGGGAACGAGATGACCGACGTTCTTCTCGAATTCCCGGAACTTGAAGACCCCCGTTCGGGACAGCCGCTTATGAAGAGGACGCTGCTTATCGCAAATACCTCAAATATGCCTGTCGCCGCCCGTGAGGCCTCTATCTATACCGGCATCACGATCGCGGAGTATTTCCGCGACATGGGTTATTCCGTGGCCCTTATGGCCGACTCCACCTCACGCTGGGCCGAGGCTCTTCGCGAGATGTCCGGACGCCTTGAGGAAATGCCCGGTGAAGAGGGATACCCCGCTTACCTCGGTACGCGTCTTGCCTCCTTCTACGAAAGGGCCGGACGTGCGATCTGCTTCGGCAAAGACGGCCGCGAGGGCGCGGTCTCCGTCATCGGAGCCGTTTCGCCTCCCGGCGGCGACCTTTCCGAGCCGGTAACTCAGAACACCCTCCGCGTCACCAAGGTCTTCTGGGGCCTTGACGCGCAGCTCGCCTACCAGCGCCACTTCCCGGCGATCAACTGGCTCAACAGCTACTCGCTCTACGCGCAGAAGCTCGGCGAATACTGGGACGGCTTCTACGACGGAGAGTGGAGCGTCTACCGCACAGAGGCGATGGCCCTGCTCGAAGACGAAGACAAGCTCAAAGAGATAGTCCGTCTCGTCGGCGTCGACGCCCTCTCAAAAGAGGAGCGCATGGTGCTCGAAACCTCTAAGTCGATTCGTGAGGACTTCCTCCACCAGAACTCCTTCCACGAGATAGACACCTACGCGTCGATGGACAAGCAGTTCAAGATGCTGCGCAACATCCTCACCTTCCATCAGCTTGGAATGCAGGTGCTGACGCGCGGCGGTTCGCTGCGTACCGTCATCGAGCTTCCGATACGCGACGAGATCGCGCGTATGCGTTATGTGGAAGAGACGGATATCGCGAAACTCGACGAACTTGAGACAAAGATAAAAGCCGAACTTGGCAAACTGCTTGCAATGGGAGGTGAGCACGATGAGGTTGCCTGA
- a CDS encoding V-type ATP synthase subunit B, with product MRLPEKYRTISNLSGPLMMVNKVQDVSYDELAEITLGDGEHRRGRVLEIDQDRALVQVYEGSSGIDVNSTEIRFLGDVLKLPVSKDMLGRIFNGRGDPIDGGAAIIPEAYLDVNGNPMNPFSRDFPSEFIQTGVSTIDGMNPLVRGQKLPIFSGSGMPHNKMAAQIARQATVISGHSDFAVVFAAMGITFEEASFFMEDFRKTGALERTVMYVNLADDPAIERISTPRLALTAAEYLAFEKGMHVLVILTDLTNYCEALREISAARKEVPGRRGYPGYLYTDLATMYERAGRLRGKKGSITQIPILTMPEDDKTHPIPDLTGYITEGQIILARTLHRKGIYPPVDVMPSLSRLKDKGIGKGKTREDHADLMNQLFAAYSRGKEAKELAVILGEGALSEEDKAFAKFADQFEDRYVRQGEYENRTIEDTLLLGWELLTIVPVRELKRVRDEYIEKYLKPLVAAQEDLEQLAKP from the coding sequence ATGAGGTTGCCTGAGAAATATAGAACCATATCCAACCTTTCGGGCCCGCTTATGATGGTCAACAAGGTGCAGGATGTAAGCTATGACGAACTTGCCGAGATCACCCTTGGGGACGGGGAACACCGCCGCGGACGCGTGCTCGAAATAGACCAGGACAGAGCCCTTGTCCAGGTCTACGAGGGAAGCAGCGGCATCGACGTCAATTCGACGGAGATCCGCTTCCTCGGAGACGTCCTTAAACTTCCCGTCTCGAAAGACATGCTCGGGCGTATATTCAACGGACGCGGAGACCCCATCGACGGCGGCGCCGCGATCATTCCCGAGGCCTATCTCGACGTAAACGGAAACCCGATGAACCCCTTCTCGCGTGACTTCCCCTCGGAATTCATTCAGACGGGAGTCTCGACGATAGACGGTATGAACCCGCTCGTCCGCGGACAGAAGCTGCCCATATTCTCGGGAAGCGGTATGCCGCACAACAAAATGGCGGCGCAGATCGCGCGCCAGGCGACGGTTATCAGCGGACACTCTGACTTCGCCGTCGTCTTCGCCGCGATGGGTATCACCTTTGAAGAGGCCTCCTTCTTCATGGAGGACTTCCGTAAGACCGGCGCCCTCGAGCGTACAGTTATGTACGTCAACCTTGCGGACGACCCCGCGATCGAGCGTATCTCCACGCCGCGTCTCGCGCTGACCGCCGCGGAGTACCTCGCCTTTGAAAAGGGAATGCACGTCCTCGTCATCCTCACCGACCTTACGAACTACTGCGAAGCTCTGCGAGAGATCTCGGCGGCGCGTAAGGAAGTCCCCGGACGCCGCGGTTATCCCGGATACCTCTACACGGACCTTGCGACCATGTACGAGCGCGCCGGACGCCTTCGCGGCAAAAAGGGCTCGATCACGCAGATACCGATCCTCACGATGCCCGAAGACGACAAGACCCACCCGATCCCCGACCTTACGGGATACATAACGGAGGGGCAGATTATACTTGCGCGTACTCTGCACCGCAAGGGTATCTATCCGCCGGTCGACGTCATGCCTTCGCTTTCGCGTCTTAAGGACAAGGGAATCGGCAAGGGCAAGACGCGCGAGGACCACGCGGACCTCATGAACCAGCTTTTCGCCGCCTACTCGCGCGGTAAAGAGGCCAAAGAACTTGCCGTCATCCTCGGCGAAGGCGCGCTCTCCGAAGAGGACAAGGCCTTCGCTAAGTTCGCCGACCAGTTTGAAGACCGCTATGTGCGTCAGGGTGAATATGAGAACCGTACCATCGAAGATACGCTGCTGCTCGGCTGGGAGCTTCTCACCATCGTTCCCGTCCGCGAATTGAAGCGTGTGAGAGACGAATACATAGAGAAATACCTGAAGCCGCTCGTCGCCGCGCAAGAGGATCTCGAACAGCTGGCAAAGCCGTAG